A single genomic interval of Mangifera indica cultivar Alphonso chromosome 5, CATAS_Mindica_2.1, whole genome shotgun sequence harbors:
- the LOC123217604 gene encoding 11-beta-hydroxysteroid dehydrogenase A-like, with translation MKIFFYLLLHSVMDLINTFLNLVAPPFAFFFLCLFLPPYLCYKFFIYLLGTVFSENLEGRVIVITGASSGIGEQLAYEYASRGACLALCARRETSLEEVADRACHIGSPGVITIPADVSKVDECRHLIEETVHHFGRLDHLVNNAGIRAVCTFEETDDITNFKYIMDTNFWGSVYTTRFAIPHLRRSKGKIVALSSSASWLPAPRHSFYNASKAAMLSFFETLRVEVGSDVDITIVTSGFIESELTQGKFFTREGKIEVDQDMRDVQTSVVPVASVSCCARAIVNSASRGDRYLTQPSWFRITYWLKVLCPELVEWTYRMCYLCEPGVPPTEAPSEKILDLTGAKRVVCPSTNQSPDIKTE, from the exons atgaaaattttcttttatctcttACTTCACTCAGTTATGGATTTGATTAACACGTTTCTCAACCTTGTAGCTCCTCCATTTGCCTTCTTTTTCTTGTGCCTCTTCTTACCACCATATCTCTGTTACAAATTCTTCATTTATCTGTTAGGCACCGTTTTTAGTGAAAATCTTGAGGGAAGGGTCATCGTCATTACTGGTGCTTCTTCTGGCATCGGAGAG CAATTGGCTTATGAGTATGCTAGCAGAGGAGCCTGCCTAGCTCTTTGCGCTAGGAGAGAAACAAGCTTGGAAGAAGTTGCTGATAGAGCCTGTCACATTGGTTCTCCTGGAGTTATCACCATTCCTGCTGACGTTTCAAAGGTTGATGAGTGCAGGCATTTAATCGAGGAAACTGTTCATCATTTTGGGAGAT TGGATCATCTTGTAAACAACGCTGGCATTAGGGCAGTTTGCACATTTGAAGAAACGGATGATATCActaattttaagtacataatg GATACAAATTTCTGGGGTTCGGTTTATACAACTAGATTCGCAATTCCACATCTCAGACGTAGCAAAGGCAAGATCGTAGCTTTGTCATCTTCGGCTTCATGGTTGCCTGCTCCCAGACATAGCTTCTACAAT GCGAGCAAGGCGGCGATGTTAAGCTTTTTTGAGACATTGAGAGTTGAAGTTGGGTCAGATGTTGACATAACAATTGTGACTTCTGGGTTCATAGAGTCAGAATTAACCCAAGGCAAATTCTTTACCAGGGAAGGCAAAATTGAAGTGGATCAAGACATGAGAGAT GTTCAAACAAGCGTAGTCCCAGTTGCATCAGTAAGTTGTTGTGCAAGGGCAATAGTAAACAGTGCTAGCCGAGGAGATAGATACTTAACACAGCCATCATGGTTCAGGATCACTTATTGGTTAAAGGTGTTGTGCCCTGAGTTGGTGGAGTGGACTTACAGAATGTGTTATCTATGTGAACCAGGGGTTCCACCCACCGAAGCGCCCAGTGAGAAAATCCTGGACCTTACTGGTGCCAAGAGAGTTGTATGCCCATCCACCAACCAATCTCCTGACATCAAGACagaataa
- the LOC123215839 gene encoding HVA22-like protein e translates to MRRLWNLLTHVHSVAGPVLMLLYPLYASVLAIESPSKVDDKQWLSYWILYSFITLAEMLLQSVLEWIPIWYTVKFIFTIWLVLPQFRGAAYIYDRFVRQHIKQNTGRKVHFHY, encoded by the exons ATGCGTCGTCTTTGGAATTTGCTCACTCACGTTCATTCGGTAGCTGG GCCAGTTTTGATGTTATTATACCCCTT ATATGCATCAGTTTTAGCCATAGAAAGCCCGTCGAAAGTGGATGATAAGCAGTGGCTTTCTTATTGGATCTTGTATTCATTTATAACTCTTGCGGAGATGTTACTCCAGTCAGTTTTAGAGTG GATACCAATTTGGTACACAGTGAAGTTCATATTCACAATATGGTTGGTTCTACCACAGTTCAGGGGAGCAGCTTATATTTATGATAGGTTTGTAAGACAGCACATAAAGCAGAACACAGGGAGGAAAGTTCACTTCCATTACTGA
- the LOC123217660 gene encoding palmitoyl-acyl carrier protein thioesterase, chloroplastic-like — MTSVACKIILSRELFKEEKKIKPMATAKVGLCSSGNLIRRKHGRHLLIASASNPNGLDMMKGKKVNGIHHNEETHHQLLLKQRVSKAPLHACLLGRFVGDRFMYRQTFIIRSYEIGPDKTATMETLLNLLQETALNHVTGSGLAGNGFGATREMSLRKLIWVVTRINIQVQRYSCWGDVVEIDTWVDSSGKNAMRRDWIIRDYHTQEIITRATSTWVTMNRETRRLSKIPEQVKQEVFPFYLDRVAIAKEQNDVGKIDKLTDETAERIRSGLAPRWNDMDANQHVNNVKYIGWILESVPIHVLKDYNMTSMTLEYRRECRQSNLLESLTSSTASVTGDPNNNSNNRIADLKYTHLLRMQADKAEIVRARSEWQSKQITQVIT; from the exons ATGACATCCGTGGCATGTAAGATCATCCTTTCCAGAGAATTATTcaaggaagagaagaagattAAGCCCATGGCGACGGCCAAAGTGGGGCTTTGTTCATCAGGGAATTTGATAAGACGGAAACATGGAAGGCATTTGTTGATAGCAAGTGCCAGTAATCCAAATGGTCTAGACATGATGAAAGGAAAAAAGGTGAACGGAATTCACCATAACGAAGAGACTCATCATCAGCTGCTACTTAAACAAAGGGTTTCTAAGGCACCCCTTCATGCATGTTTGCTTGGAAGGTTTGTAGGTGATAGGTTTATGTATAGACAAACCTTCATTATAAGATCATATGAAATTGGACCAGATAAAACTGCCACTATGGAAACACTCTTGAATCTCCTTCAG GAGACTGCTCTGAATCATGTAACGGGCTCGGGACTAGCTGGGAACGGGTTTGGCGCTACCCGAGAGATGAGTCTTCGAAAACTCATCTGGGTCGTCACTCGCATCAACATTCAAGTGCAGAGATATAGCTGCTG GGGAGATGTTGTGGAGATAGATACTTGGGTTGATTCTTCAGGAAAGAATGCCATGCGCAGGGACTGGATTATCCGAGATTATCATACCCAGGAAATAATAACAAGGGCAACAAG CACCTGGGTGACCATGAACAGAGAAACAAGGAGGTTATCAAAGATTCCTGAACAAGTAAAGCAAGAAGTGTTTCCGTTTTACCTAGACAGAGTTGCAATTGCAAAAGAACAAAATGATGTTGGGAAAATTGACAAGCTAACTGATGAAACTGCAGAGAGAATTCGATCTGGTTTAGCT CCAAGATGGAATGACATGGATGCCAATCAGCATGTAAACAATGTCAAATACATTGGATGGATTTTAGAG AGTGTTCCAATAcatgtattaaaagattacaataTGACAAGCATGACCCTGGAGTATCGACGTGAGTGTCGCCAATCAAATTTGTTGGAGTCCTTGACAAGCTCAACAGCCAGCGTCACTGGAGACCCCAACAATAATTCCAACAATCGCATTGCAGACTTGAAATACACACATCTACTTCGAATGCAAGCTGATAAGGCTGAGATAGTCCGTGCCAGATCAGAATGGCAATCCAAACAAATAACACAAGTCATCACATAG